One Deinococcus grandis DNA window includes the following coding sequences:
- a CDS encoding bifunctional 3,4-dihydroxy-2-butanone-4-phosphate synthase/GTP cyclohydrolase II, translated as MTLASIPELLAELRAGRPVILVDDENRENEGDLLMPAATATPEWVNFMAREGRGLICVTLTPDRARALDLTPMVGSSTDPNGTAFTVSVDHVSNSTGISAFDRAATIAALMDDAAKPADFRRPGHIFPLVARPGGVLRRAGHTEAGCDLARLAGFAPVGVICEIMGDDGEMSRLPDLLAFGERHGLKVGSIEALIAYRLEHDPFMQLVAEAQLPTEHGEFRLVGFEDSLTGAEHVALVMGEITPEPMLVRVHSECLTGDGFHSLRCDCGPQRDAAMQAIAAEGRGVLVYLRQEGRGIGLLNKIRAYHLQDGGADTVEANLQLGFPADARDFGIGAQMLHLLGARQLRVLTNNPRKLHSLGGFGLEVVERVPLHVGHNEHNTAYLSTKAAKLGHLGTDGSGD; from the coding sequence GTGACCCTGGCGTCCATCCCTGAACTGCTCGCGGAACTGCGGGCCGGGCGGCCCGTGATCCTGGTGGACGACGAGAACCGAGAGAACGAGGGCGACCTGCTGATGCCCGCCGCCACGGCCACGCCCGAGTGGGTGAATTTCATGGCGCGCGAGGGCCGCGGCCTGATCTGCGTGACCCTCACCCCGGACCGCGCCCGGGCGCTGGACCTGACGCCCATGGTGGGGAGCAGCACCGACCCGAACGGCACGGCGTTCACCGTCAGCGTGGATCACGTGAGCAACAGCACCGGCATCAGCGCCTTCGACCGCGCCGCCACGATTGCCGCCCTGATGGACGACGCGGCGAAACCCGCCGATTTCCGCCGCCCCGGCCACATCTTCCCGCTCGTCGCGCGGCCCGGCGGGGTGCTGCGCCGCGCCGGGCACACCGAGGCGGGCTGTGACCTCGCCCGGCTGGCGGGCTTCGCGCCGGTCGGCGTGATCTGCGAGATCATGGGCGACGACGGCGAGATGAGCCGCCTCCCGGACCTCCTCGCGTTCGGTGAGCGGCACGGGCTGAAGGTCGGCAGCATCGAGGCGCTGATCGCCTACCGCCTGGAACACGACCCCTTTATGCAGCTCGTCGCGGAAGCGCAGTTGCCCACCGAGCACGGCGAGTTCCGCCTCGTCGGCTTCGAGGATTCCCTGACCGGCGCTGAGCACGTCGCGCTCGTCATGGGTGAAATCACGCCCGAGCCGATGCTGGTGCGCGTGCACAGCGAATGCCTCACCGGGGATGGCTTCCACAGCCTGCGCTGCGACTGCGGACCGCAACGCGACGCGGCCATGCAGGCCATCGCCGCCGAGGGCCGCGGCGTCCTCGTGTACCTCCGCCAGGAAGGGCGCGGCATCGGCCTGCTGAACAAGATCCGCGCGTACCACCTCCAGGACGGCGGTGCCGATACCGTCGAGGCGAACCTGCAACTGGGGTTCCCCGCCGACGCCCGCGACTTCGGCATCGGCGCGCAGATGCTCCACCTCCTGGGCGCGCGGCAACTGCGCGTCCTGACGAACAACCCCCGCAAACTGCACTCCCTGGGCGGCTTCGGCCTGGAAGTCGTCGAACGCGTGCCCCTGCACGTCGGGCACAACGAACACAACACCGCGTACCTCAGCACCAAAGCCGCCAAACTCGGCCACCTCGGCACCGACGGCAGCGGCGACTGA
- the ribH gene encoding 6,7-dimethyl-8-ribityllumazine synthase, whose amino-acid sequence MNRIEANLLATDLKFAVVSTRWNHLIVDRLVEGAELAFVQHGGKTENLDHFLAPGSYEVPLIARKLAESGKYDAVVCLGAVIKGDTDHYDFVAGGAANGILNTSLHTGVPVAFGVLTTDTVEQALNRAGIKAGNKGAEAVLAMIETVNLLRQIG is encoded by the coding sequence ATGAACCGAATTGAAGCCAATCTGCTCGCCACCGACCTGAAGTTCGCTGTTGTCAGTACCCGCTGGAATCACCTGATCGTGGACCGTCTGGTGGAGGGGGCGGAGCTGGCGTTCGTGCAGCACGGCGGGAAGACCGAGAACCTGGACCACTTCCTGGCGCCGGGCAGCTACGAGGTGCCGCTGATCGCGCGCAAACTCGCGGAGTCCGGGAAGTATGACGCGGTGGTGTGCCTGGGGGCCGTCATCAAGGGCGATACGGACCACTACGATTTCGTGGCGGGCGGCGCGGCGAACGGCATCCTGAACACCAGTCTGCACACGGGGGTGCCGGTGGCGTTCGGCGTGCTGACGACGGACACGGTCGAGCAGGCCCTGAACCGCGCCGGGATCAAGGCCGGGAACAAGGGCGCCGAGGCGGTGCTGGCGATGATCGAGACCGTGAACCTGCTGCGGCAGATCGGGTAA
- a CDS encoding creatininase family protein, translated as MNWGMVEDLLTREDRCVLPLGCTEQHATLSLATDTLLAERVAREAADGSGVPVFPALPYGITPTFAAYPGTLSLRVSTYLNLLDDLLSGLHEQGFRRILIVNGHGGNTPGQGWLGEWLARHPDARVQWHNWWNAPRTWAAVQRVDPLASHASWMENFPWTRLDGVPAPEERKPMVDVAALRQLPPAKVREVLGDGNYGGLHRRPDREMQLIWQEAVAETRALLDSGWA; from the coding sequence ATGAACTGGGGCATGGTCGAGGACCTGCTGACCCGCGAGGACCGCTGCGTCCTCCCGCTGGGCTGCACCGAGCAGCACGCGACCCTCAGCCTCGCGACCGACACGCTGCTGGCCGAACGGGTCGCGCGTGAGGCCGCCGACGGCAGCGGCGTCCCGGTGTTCCCCGCCCTGCCGTACGGCATCACGCCCACGTTCGCGGCGTACCCGGGCACCCTCAGCCTGCGGGTGAGCACGTACCTGAATCTGCTCGACGACCTGCTGAGCGGCCTGCACGAACAGGGCTTCCGGCGCATCCTGATCGTGAACGGACACGGCGGGAACACGCCCGGGCAGGGCTGGCTGGGCGAGTGGCTGGCCCGCCACCCGGACGCGCGCGTGCAGTGGCACAACTGGTGGAACGCCCCCCGCACCTGGGCCGCCGTGCAGCGCGTGGACCCCCTGGCCAGCCACGCCAGCTGGATGGAGAACTTCCCCTGGACCCGCCTGGACGGCGTCCCGGCCCCCGAGGAGCGCAAACCCATGGTGGACGTCGCCGCGCTGCGCCAGCTGCCCCCCGCGAAGGTGCGCGAGGTGCTGGGCGACGGCAACTACGGCGGCCTGCACCGCCGCCCCGACCGCGAGATGCAGCTCATCTGGCAGGAAGCCGTCGCCGAGACCCGCGCGCTGCTGGACAGCGGCTGGGCCTGA
- a CDS encoding aminotransferase class V-fold PLP-dependent enzyme, with protein MSDTPADTTHPQGWTYETTAVHSSIPRGLGQTIGFPIHAAAAFQFDTLEEAQLEFQQNTGLSYARLQNPTVRALEDRITTLEGGAATVAVASGQAATLTAILSVCRAGDHVVSASSLFGGTTGMLSNILPLMGITATLVDNTPDAVRAAMQPNTRLVWAEMISNPAGDIADIRAFADIAHEHGALLAIDNTCGGVGFLCRPLEHGADIVSQSLTKWAGGHGSVLGGAVTVGTGHDLTRNPIYTDGGEQSILSVRGDAALAWRQRWFGAHQLGMTLAPHSAFLIAQGLETLALRLERESATALALAQWLEAHPKVGKVSYPGLSSHPHHHLAQTYLRGGQGAVLTFEVPDPSAFLSRVRVLRIAPNLGDVRTLVVHPWTTTHGRVPEPARHAAGVTPTTIRMSVGVEALRDLQADIEQAL; from the coding sequence ATGAGCGACACGCCGGCCGACACCACGCACCCCCAGGGGTGGACGTATGAGACGACTGCGGTGCACAGCAGCATTCCGCGTGGGCTGGGGCAGACCATCGGTTTCCCGATCCACGCGGCGGCCGCGTTCCAGTTCGACACGCTGGAGGAGGCGCAACTGGAATTCCAGCAGAACACCGGCCTGAGTTACGCCCGCCTGCAGAACCCGACGGTGCGCGCACTGGAGGACCGCATCACGACCCTGGAGGGCGGCGCGGCGACCGTGGCGGTGGCGAGCGGGCAGGCGGCGACCCTCACGGCGATCCTCAGCGTGTGCCGCGCGGGGGATCACGTCGTGTCGGCCAGCAGCCTGTTCGGCGGGACGACCGGGATGCTGAGCAACATCCTGCCCTTGATGGGCATCACGGCGACGCTCGTGGACAACACCCCGGACGCCGTGCGGGCCGCCATGCAGCCGAACACGCGGCTGGTGTGGGCCGAAATGATCAGTAATCCCGCCGGGGATATCGCGGACATCCGCGCGTTCGCTGATATCGCCCACGAGCACGGGGCGCTGCTGGCGATCGACAACACCTGCGGGGGTGTCGGCTTCCTGTGTCGCCCGCTGGAGCACGGCGCGGACATCGTCAGCCAGTCCCTGACGAAATGGGCCGGGGGGCACGGCAGCGTCCTGGGCGGCGCGGTCACGGTCGGCACCGGGCATGACCTGACCCGCAACCCGATCTACACGGACGGCGGCGAGCAGAGCATCCTCAGCGTGCGGGGCGACGCGGCCCTGGCGTGGCGGCAGCGCTGGTTCGGCGCGCACCAGCTCGGCATGACCCTCGCGCCGCACAGCGCGTTCCTGATCGCCCAGGGCCTGGAGACCCTCGCGCTGCGCCTGGAACGCGAGAGCGCCACCGCCCTCGCCCTCGCCCAGTGGCTGGAGGCGCACCCGAAGGTCGGGAAGGTCAGCTACCCCGGCCTGAGCAGCCACCCGCACCACCACCTCGCGCAGACGTACCTGCGCGGCGGTCAGGGCGCGGTCCTGACGTTCGAGGTGCCGGACCCCAGCGCGTTCCTGTCCCGCGTGCGCGTCCTGCGCATCGCCCCGAACCTCGGGGACGTCCGCACGCTCGTCGTGCACCCCTGGACGACCACGCACGGCCGAGTGCCCGAACCCGCCCGCCACGCCGCCGGCGTCACCCCCACCACCATCCGCATGAGCGTCGGCGTGGAAGCCCTGCGCGACCTCCAGGCCGACATCGAACAGGCGTTGTAA
- a CDS encoding TM2 domain-containing protein — protein MTNPDDKQPDASSNAPSWVDEVLGGSSASPAPSPTAAPTAAPKPAGADDLRIPDAAPRAAAPSWVDEVAGAAPATPAPRPAEPAPAPSWVDAAVGTSGTTAGTPVSTPPSPAAPSWVDQAAGSSAAHTPQPQPAHHVPPAPVAPTVVPPPRPPADDDWVARATGGAKNPSIPQGPAPMHHAPSQSGNFDDLERQARQAINQFTQGVQSGDVAQKKLIAGLLAIFLGGLGVHKFYLGNTQPGVIMLAATIGGWFLGIIGSFIIVGAVFFLVPFLVGLLGLVEGIIYLTKSDADFQREYITGKKAWL, from the coding sequence ATGACCAACCCGGACGACAAGCAACCCGACGCCTCCAGCAACGCGCCGTCCTGGGTGGACGAGGTCCTCGGCGGGTCCAGCGCCAGCCCGGCCCCCAGCCCGACCGCTGCCCCCACCGCTGCGCCGAAGCCTGCCGGGGCGGACGACCTGCGCATCCCGGACGCCGCCCCGCGTGCCGCCGCGCCCTCCTGGGTGGACGAGGTCGCGGGCGCCGCGCCCGCCACCCCGGCCCCCCGCCCGGCCGAGCCCGCGCCCGCTCCGTCGTGGGTGGACGCTGCCGTGGGCACCTCCGGCACGACCGCTGGCACACCCGTCAGCACGCCGCCCAGCCCTGCCGCGCCGTCCTGGGTGGATCAGGCGGCCGGGAGCAGCGCCGCGCACACCCCGCAGCCCCAGCCTGCGCATCACGTGCCGCCCGCCCCGGTCGCCCCGACGGTCGTGCCCCCGCCGCGCCCCCCGGCGGACGACGACTGGGTGGCGCGCGCCACGGGCGGCGCGAAGAACCCCAGCATCCCGCAGGGGCCCGCCCCCATGCACCACGCGCCCAGTCAGAGTGGGAACTTCGACGATCTGGAACGGCAGGCGCGGCAGGCCATCAACCAGTTCACGCAGGGCGTCCAGAGCGGCGACGTGGCCCAGAAGAAACTCATCGCGGGCCTCCTGGCGATCTTCCTGGGCGGCCTGGGCGTCCACAAGTTCTACCTGGGCAACACCCAGCCCGGCGTGATCATGCTCGCCGCGACCATCGGCGGGTGGTTCCTGGGCATCATCGGATCGTTCATCATCGTCGGCGCGGTGTTCTTCCTCGTGCCGTTCCTGGTCGGCCTCCTCGGTCTCGTCGAGGGCATCATCTACCTCACCAAGAGCGACGCGGACTTCCAGCGCGAGTACATCACCGGCAAGAAAGCCTGGCTGTAA
- a CDS encoding class I SAM-dependent methyltransferase, translating to MTGDRVRANEALFDAVAERYDAVGFLAQAARFVADAAAVQPGEAVLDVMTGTGAVAAEVMGRAGRVVGVDVSAGMLTLARARVPGAAFVRVDAAALPFPDGAFDVAVCAAGVFFLPDMPGGVREWARVVRPGGRVVVSSFGAGLLGPLPGLWRTRLATVGLKPGAPPLGRLPTPEALAEVLRAAGLTDVQATLHPLTYTLPDVGARWADIRAGLEGVPLASLPPQEVAALEAAHHAELAPLFGEGPLTVPLPVIVACGHVDIV from the coding sequence GTGACCGGCGACCGCGTGCGCGCGAACGAGGCGCTGTTCGACGCGGTGGCGGAGCGGTATGACGCGGTGGGCTTCCTGGCGCAGGCAGCCCGCTTCGTGGCGGACGCGGCGGCCGTGCAGCCGGGCGAGGCGGTGCTGGACGTGATGACCGGCACGGGCGCGGTGGCGGCGGAGGTCATGGGCCGCGCGGGCCGCGTGGTGGGGGTGGACGTGTCGGCGGGCATGCTGACGCTGGCCCGCGCGCGGGTGCCGGGCGCGGCGTTCGTGCGGGTGGACGCGGCGGCGTTGCCGTTCCCGGACGGTGCGTTCGACGTGGCGGTGTGCGCGGCGGGCGTGTTCTTCCTGCCGGACATGCCGGGCGGCGTGCGCGAGTGGGCGCGGGTGGTGCGGCCCGGCGGGCGGGTGGTGGTGTCGTCGTTCGGGGCGGGACTGCTGGGGCCGCTGCCGGGCCTGTGGCGCACCCGACTCGCCACGGTAGGCCTGAAGCCGGGCGCGCCGCCGCTGGGTCGCCTGCCCACCCCGGAGGCCCTGGCGGAGGTGCTGCGCGCGGCGGGTCTGACGGACGTGCAGGCGACCCTGCATCCGCTGACGTACACCCTGCCGGACGTCGGGGCGCGCTGGGCCGATATCCGCGCGGGGCTGGAGGGGGTGCCGCTGGCCTCCCTGCCCCCGCAGGAGGTGGCGGCGCTGGAGGCCGCGCACCACGCCGAACTGGCACCGCTGTTCGGTGAGGGGCCGCTGACTGTGCCGCTGCCCGTCATCGTCGCGTGCGGGCACGTCGATATCGTCTGA
- a CDS encoding GNAT family N-acetyltransferase, which yields MPTLRPYQPGDRAACLHLFDANTPHSFLPEERPDFEGWLDGQEGPAEYLVMEDQGDIIACGGLWFSPDPTRPAGFAWGMVHPARQRQGHGHTLARARLDRLRALGVPHATLDTSQHTAPFYARLGFREVKRTPDGYGPGLHRVDMVADL from the coding sequence ATGCCCACCCTGCGCCCCTACCAGCCCGGCGACCGGGCCGCGTGCCTGCACCTGTTCGACGCGAACACCCCCCACTCCTTCCTGCCCGAAGAACGCCCCGACTTCGAGGGATGGCTGGACGGTCAGGAAGGCCCCGCCGAGTACCTCGTCATGGAAGACCAGGGCGACATCATCGCCTGCGGCGGCCTGTGGTTCAGCCCCGACCCCACCCGCCCCGCCGGATTCGCGTGGGGCATGGTGCACCCCGCCCGGCAGCGGCAGGGCCACGGCCACACCCTCGCCCGGGCCCGCCTGGACCGCCTGCGCGCCCTGGGCGTCCCGCACGCCACGCTGGACACCAGCCAGCACACCGCGCCGTTCTACGCCCGCCTGGGCTTCCGCGAGGTGAAGCGCACCCCCGACGGCTACGGCCCCGGCCTGCACCGCGTGGACATGGTGGCCGACCTGTAA
- a CDS encoding PIG-L family deacetylase: protein MSDALTVFETIHGRVQPLEWLVLAPHPDDAEIGAGGTLIRLARAGRAVGILELSRGERGTQGSPEVRVAECARAAGIMGLAWRGQLGLPDGELRDTLEGAHALAAVLRAVRPRVLVVPHHRDRHPDHFGSYHLSKRAVHLAQLAKADLPGDPHRVGRVLLYQGNADITPNVLIDVADVQDVWAQSVLAHESQFSGAAISETVTPEIVERRRARMTYWGTMARVRYAEAFEAEDALLVDPLTL from the coding sequence ATGAGTGACGCGCTGACGGTGTTCGAGACGATTCATGGGCGGGTGCAGCCGCTGGAGTGGCTGGTGCTGGCCCCGCACCCGGATGACGCGGAGATCGGCGCAGGCGGCACCTTGATCCGCCTGGCGCGGGCGGGCCGCGCGGTAGGCATCCTGGAACTGTCGCGCGGGGAGCGAGGCACGCAGGGTTCGCCGGAGGTGCGCGTGGCGGAGTGCGCGCGGGCGGCCGGGATCATGGGGCTGGCGTGGCGTGGGCAGCTGGGCCTGCCGGACGGGGAGCTGCGGGACACGCTGGAGGGCGCGCACGCCCTGGCGGCGGTCCTGCGCGCCGTGCGGCCCCGGGTGCTGGTCGTTCCGCACCACCGGGACCGGCACCCGGATCACTTCGGGTCGTATCACCTGAGCAAGCGCGCGGTGCATCTGGCGCAGCTGGCGAAGGCGGACCTGCCGGGCGACCCTCACCGAGTGGGGCGGGTGCTGCTGTACCAGGGGAACGCGGACATCACCCCGAACGTGCTGATCGACGTGGCGGACGTGCAGGACGTGTGGGCGCAGTCGGTGCTGGCGCACGAGAGTCAGTTCTCCGGCGCGGCCATCTCGGAGACGGTCACGCCGGAGATCGTGGAGCGCCGCCGCGCCCGCATGACGTACTGGGGCACCATGGCCCGCGTCCGCTACGCCGAGGCCTTCGAGGCGGAGGATGCCCTGCTGGTCGACCCACTGACGCTGTAA
- a CDS encoding ParA family protein, which yields MAPHVLSFINLKGGVAKTTATVQLADTLAFMKQKRVLVLDLDPQTNATLALIGEQRWEEADEAGQTLAHLFLDLLRGDGTFTFDATRAILRGVSNLNRVPPEMIDQLPEGTRYGRVDLLPSSIRLIDVQDRMQDIAGRSHYSVGPMEAVKKFVAPAFSSYDYVLIDCPPNLGFVTQNGLEVSDHYLIPTIPDRLSTYGIPQIATRIAQIRRARDLRLRCLGVLITKYQSQSAQHRQGLQRLPEDLRRAFDATGEGTPPILTTVLPQTNASAEAMTSDRTPANYREKYGSGVVAGQGAYKYGLDLADEIEDLLSGQPRTPSPFSQWAQDMSNR from the coding sequence ATGGCCCCGCACGTCCTGAGTTTCATCAACCTCAAGGGCGGCGTCGCCAAGACCACCGCGACCGTCCAGCTGGCCGACACGCTGGCGTTCATGAAGCAGAAACGCGTGCTGGTCCTCGACCTGGACCCGCAGACGAACGCCACCCTCGCACTGATCGGCGAGCAACGCTGGGAAGAAGCGGACGAGGCCGGGCAGACCCTCGCGCACCTGTTCCTGGACCTGCTGCGCGGCGACGGCACCTTCACCTTCGACGCCACGCGCGCCATCCTGCGCGGCGTCAGCAACCTCAACCGCGTCCCGCCCGAGATGATCGACCAGCTGCCCGAAGGCACGCGGTACGGCCGGGTGGACCTCCTGCCCAGCTCCATCCGGTTGATCGACGTGCAGGACCGCATGCAGGACATCGCGGGCCGCTCGCACTACTCGGTCGGCCCCATGGAAGCCGTGAAGAAGTTCGTCGCGCCGGCCTTCAGCTCGTACGACTACGTCCTGATCGACTGCCCGCCCAACCTGGGCTTCGTCACGCAGAACGGCCTGGAAGTCAGCGACCACTACCTGATCCCCACCATTCCCGACCGACTGAGCACCTACGGCATCCCACAGATCGCCACGCGCATCGCTCAGATCCGCCGCGCCCGCGACCTCAGACTGCGCTGCCTGGGCGTCCTGATCACCAAGTACCAGAGTCAGAGCGCCCAGCACCGCCAGGGCCTCCAGCGCCTCCCGGAGGACCTCAGGCGCGCCTTCGACGCCACCGGGGAGGGCACGCCGCCCATCCTCACCACGGTCCTCCCGCAGACGAACGCCAGCGCCGAGGCCATGACCAGCGACCGCACCCCCGCCAACTACCGCGAGAAGTACGGCAGCGGCGTCGTCGCCGGGCAGGGCGCGTACAAGTACGGCCTGGACCTCGCCGACGAGATCGAGGACCTCCTGAGCGGCCAGCCCCGCACACCCAGCCCCTTCAGCCAGTGGGCCCAGGACATGAGCAACCGCTGA